CGGAGGTGGCGGTGCTTGCCGCCGGATCCACGGTGGCCATGATGACCATCCACTTTCCCATCGTCCCGGGTGCCCCGTTTTTGAAGTACGATCCCAGCGACGCGGTGGGCTTGCTGGCAGGCTTCCTGTTGGGGCCGGGCCCGGGGGTGTTGACCGTCCTGTTGAAAGACGCGCTCTTCTGGCTCATCCGGGACGGCAACCCGCTGGGGCCACTGGCCGACTTCATCGCAGCGGCCACTTTCGTCGGGGTGGCGGCCCACCTCTTCCGGCGGCTTGCTCCAGGAGGTCGTCCGGGCGCTGGCGAGCCGGGCGGCCGGCTGGCGGGCGTAAGGGCGGCTGCGCTGCCGGCCATGGCGGCGGCCATCCTGGGCGGGACGCTGGCTCGGGTACTGGTCATGGTGGCAGCGAACTTCCCCATCCTCTATCTCGAGTTCGGGATGCCGCCGGAGAAGGTCGCGGCGCTGCTGTGGCCGGCCATCATCCCGTTCAACGGCCTCAA
The Bacillota bacterium genome window above contains:
- a CDS encoding ECF transporter S component codes for the protein EVAVLAAGSTVAMMTIHFPIVPGAPFLKYDPSDAVGLLAGFLLGPGPGVLTVLLKDALFWLIRDGNPLGPLADFIAAATFVGVAAHLFRRLAPGGRPGAGEPGGRLAGVRAAALPAMAAAILGGTLARVLVMVAANFPILYLEFGMPPEKVAALLWPAIIPFNGLKGLLNGAFAVVLAAALVRRSTAVVASR